One Actinomycetota bacterium DNA window includes the following coding sequences:
- a CDS encoding DUF2127 domain-containing protein: MAERVGVSRWLDDTFKISVTLKGVDGALEVLGGGVLLFLRPATLSHLIRSATQHELSHDPHDFVAGHLFRYGTHLAHGSTTFAAVYLLSHGLAKL; this comes from the coding sequence ATGGCTGAGCGCGTGGGCGTCTCGCGCTGGCTGGACGACACGTTCAAGATCAGCGTCACCCTCAAGGGCGTTGACGGCGCGTTAGAGGTCCTCGGCGGTGGGGTGTTGTTGTTCCTGCGGCCAGCCACCCTCAGCCACTTGATCAGGTCGGCGACCCAGCACGAGCTTTCTCACGATCCCCACGACTTCGTCGCCGGTCATCTGTTTCGCTACGGCACGCACCTCGCCCACGGCAGTACCACCTTCGCGGCCGTCTACCTGCTCAGCCACGGGCTGGCCAAGCTG
- a CDS encoding DUF1232 domain-containing protein, with protein MPFASWTLLVLLARRLPRGTLKELAGFLPNCVTTIRRLRKHPAVPRRVKVAVAFAGVYVVSPVDLIPEFLPVVGPLDDVVVFALAMRYAARRVPREVILEAWPGDPGVIARLLG; from the coding sequence ATGCCCTTCGCGTCATGGACGCTGCTCGTCCTGCTTGCTCGTCGGCTGCCGCGCGGCACGCTGAAGGAGCTTGCGGGGTTCCTGCCTAACTGCGTCACCACGATTCGCCGATTGCGAAAGCACCCGGCAGTGCCGCGCCGGGTCAAGGTAGCGGTCGCGTTCGCGGGGGTGTACGTCGTGTCGCCTGTCGACTTGATCCCCGAGTTCCTGCCGGTCGTCGGACCGCTAGATGACGTTGTCGTCTTCGCGTTGGCGATGCGTTATGCCGCCCGCCGCGTGCCACGAGAGGTGATCCTCGAAGCGTGGCCGGGAGACCCGGGGGTCATTGCTCGGCTGTTGGGCTAA